aattttatttttttaacttaagcCTCTAAAATGAGTGGATTAACATTATATTGGTGAAAGACTTAGCTGAAATGTTTTAGCTTATCTCGAAGAGCACAAAAGTTGGAACTTGTAGAACAGTTGACCCAAAGCATCTATTATCTGTTTCTCTATTTGTACCAAGAACGcttcaaaattttggaaacCGATTTTATGTTAAAgtatgattaaatgattaaatttatctttttttaatcggtttaagcttttgagataagtgataatttaatataatatcagAGCAGAGGTTCTAAATTCGAACCATATTTTTTCATTAtctcacatttcaattaaatatttcacgtgttgagtttcacctatcagcttaagcttttaaaattagtggtaatttaacattaaacacttttttgacaaatgtgaaacaaaataatAGTCATCACTCATCAGTAGTCCAACTATCAATTATTTAAGGCTATCCTACCCCTTTCTAAATAAGAGGTggatattaaaatttttatttttttaaaaaaaaaaaaccaaaaaactagATCAAGAATTTAGTTTTGACTTGGGAAGAAAATTTGACACTTCGAGTATGTTTGGTCTTGAGATTTCGCACGTTAAaatcatggaaaaaaaaaattgcaatttaacaCCGTAGAACAGTCTACATTTTTAAACTGTAAATAAAAGggtatatatttcttttttttaaaacacataattttatatactaaattataattttaaaatgtcaaATCACAAATTTATCAAAtacttaactgtatttttaaaaataacattttaaattCGATATTTTTTAGACCACACGATTCAAAACTGCAAATCTAAACACATCATTATTGTGCACAACCTCCTCAAGCTTGAGGCAGCTTAACTTGCTAATAAAGGATTGGATCCAAATCATGTAACTATTTAATGACAGACACAAAACCGGCAACTATAAGCTGTATTAACTGCATTCAGACCAGCAACCGACCAAGAAGAGACAGTTATCTTAATCTCACCCAAAATTACCCTATCTTAACCGACCAAAGCGATATCTTGTGCGAAATTAGGAGAGGCGTTTGACCTTATTTCTTGAAGAAGTGTGAACTTAATCAAAACTTGGTAAAGAGACAGGTGTTTATGGTCCATGGACTCAACACCAATGTCCTCGTACTAAAATTACTGAACTCCGTAAAACATATGGATTTGGCTACTGTTGTATCAAGGATTGGCTTCATAAATTTGGCTGCTTAAGTGGTAATTTTAAGtaagatatttttaaaagtatttaaataatatttatttaagtttctatattataattttttttagagaaaaccaattcttctcattttatgaaatgtaaaattattaattaagcttttattTGGTTCCATTGTTATAAACTCTAAATCTCCCATACgcattcaaaaataaaaataaaaattgtcagaGAGAGAATACAAATAAACCTATTGTTATTAACCCTTTATATTAAATCTCTTACGGCTACGAAACTCCTACACGAGGAGAGATAAGATGCACTCACAATTTTCATtgagaaatattatttctcCCCATTTGAGGGCTTTAAGCAATGGCCTAAGTGGCCTACATATTGAGCCGGCTCTATTTGTACTCATATCCTATTCAGTTCACTGAAAAAggtgttaaaatattttgaaaatcacATGCTCTGATAATCttgttaataatatatattaatttaatagatcaGTGAAAAGTTTACCCAATATTTATTTATGGAAGTCAATTTTGTTTACTGCTCATAAGTTACAAGAGAATTATAGATCTAGAACTctagaagaagagagagagagagagagagagagagagagaaaacggTGGAATCTCCAATAAGGATGTATACTCAATTGCATCAAATTATTTGGCTAGAGATGCATGAACTAAAAAAGTCCAACCTATTATATCACATAATATCATTTTGAAACCAATTCAATAATTTAGTCAAATTGCCGGCAATTAGGGAAGGGGATGCTTCTTGTCTAAAGTCTTGGAAGTGCCAACAAATCCTTCTTTATCACATACAAACTGGCATTCTCCGATCCACagaataataaagaaagaatttaAGCCAAATTATTAATGGAAGGCAAATTAGCCTTAGCAAATGGGTCGACATAACAGAATTGTCCTCTATATACTGGAATTTCCCTTGAAATAAAGCATAGAACACtggtaaatttttctttttttttttttttttttttggggggggggggggggggggggggggggaaggtgGGGTGGTGGATATTAgaaccaacatatatatatagcctccACATTGAAACCATATAACCAATAGTGTATGTACTGCTACACAAAGATCAAACAAAAATACAGAGGACAGAGACAGATCTTGCTTGGTCCCATCAGACGTTCTTGGTAGCCTGGGATCCCTTGGACATCTCGACGTTAGGGTAATCATCATCATTGACGAATCTGGACCAGTACCAGTGGGTCTTCCATACCTTGTTCATCTCTTCAATTGGGATATTCTTTGTCTCaggcaagaagaagaagataaaaatggACATCACCACCACAAAGAAGGCGAAGAAGAGGAACAACCCGAACTTCATGTGGCAAAGCATTTGTAAGAAGGCTTGAGCAACGATAAATGTGAAGATCATATTCACGGACACGTTTATACTCTGAGCAGCAGATCGGATTTCCAGAGGGAAAATTTCACTAGGCACCAACCACCCGAGGGGTCCCCAAGACCAGGCAAATCCTGCAACGTAGATGCAAATGAAAAGCACCACAACAATTGCATACCACTTGGGCAAGTGTCCAGGATCACCACTTACTCCAAATTTAGCAGCAATTGCGACTGCAACAACAATCTGCACACATGCAGAAATCAAATCAACAACAGTCAACAGTCACGTGTAGTAGCGAGTAAGGCTGGCAATTCATGTTTGCTTTTCAGATTCGAATCATCTTTTATTAAACCAGTCAGACTCTTCAACTCTAACCAGCTAATTACGTGTTGGGTTCACGTTGAATTAACaggttgtgtaaaaaattataaatttggaTGGCGTTAGTAGCAAAGATGTACCTGGCATACGAGCATTTGAGTTCCACCCTCAAGGAAAAGGAACCTCCTTCCCCACTTATCAACACCATAGATTGAAACCAAGGTTGCAGCAACATTGACAACACCGGTAATCACAGCTGACATGAGGGAAGCATCATCTCCGAATCCAATGGTGTTAAACAAAACAGGTGCATAGAACATGATCACATTGATCCCAGTGAATTGCTGAAAGAAAGGAATTAGGATGGCCATGGAGAGATGGGGTCTGTATTTCCTTTGTAACAAGTTTCTCCAAGGGTGCTCCACAAGCTGTGATGCTTCACTAGCGGCAACAAGGTCACTGAACTCATCCTCAACATCATCAACACCTCTAACTCTTTTTAGTTGAGTTTTGGCAGCATCATGTTGACCACGCTCAATCATGGAGTTGGGAGTATCAGGAAGGACTagtgatccaatggtgattatAAGGGCAGGGACCATGGCCCCACCCAAACTCAATCGCCATCCCCAGCCACCCTTGATCTTGGCAAAGAAGTAGTTCAACACATTGGCAATAAGGATACCAACTGTGATTGATAATTGGAAGCCAATGTTTAGAGCACCTCTGAATTTGTAAGGAGCCATCTCAGAGAGGTAGAGTGGCACAGACtgtaattacataaaaaaaaaaaaagaagccaaaattAACATctaaactaatattttaattagttaattatatGGGAATAAATGAACAACAACATGTCATTCTCGGGCGGGCCACATGTTGATGTCAAAGTTGTCATGCTTCTTTGGAAAAAAACAAGTCGTCATTATTAAGGAGAAAATCAAGCAAGAAAACAAATGCACATGAAAACAATTCATAGGTTACTTTATTAATTGATCCGCTATCAAATTGCAAATTTCCAACTCAACGCCGTGGAAGTAAACTATGGCGGAAATAGAGTGCACAACAGTGATGTGACGATGTCATTGCCAAGAAAATCGGGCACATATATATGACTTTTTGGGAAGATAATAGTAAATAAAACAAGGGAAAAGTTTCAGACTTCAGTTAGTCCAAAGTCTTCTCCCACCCCACTTTTTCCTTTTGAATATGAGGAGAGGGGGAGAAACCATGGTCGACTTTTCTTTTCCAAcgtttctcagcaaccaaacagtgCAATTCTTCTTACAAAACtcaaaagcacaaaaaaataaataaaaccagaACAGAGTAGAGAAGCAGAGATGAGTACAAGCCCATATCTCTGCAGctaaaaagcaaacaaacaaccaaacaaagagaAGCCCATATTCGGATCAGAAACAACTTGGTATCAAAAAATCTTTTGTCAACATtccaagcaataaataaaagatcTGAAAGAAAATGTGGAGTTTTAGCAAACCAGAGAATACAAATATAAGACAAATACAACCAAAAATACCCAAATCAAAAAAGTGAACGCATCTCACAAccaaaggaataaaaaaaagcaTTGTGCTTCATATTTGTTTTCAGACAGCATACTTTTTGTTCTCTACCGACAACTTTCAAcgaaccaaaacaaaaacacaaatgaTGTCCAAAAACCGAAAATTCTTGATCCAGCAAGAAAATCAATAAACACCCACAAATAATACGATCCCAGATCAGGAAATGGAGAAACATAATACCTGATTGGCAAACCCAATACCCAAACCGAGCAAAATTCGGCCGACGATGAGCATCCATACCGCTTGGGCAAAGCCATTGAGGATAGCACCGGCGAAGAAGAGCACACCTCCGAACAGCATGGACAACTTTCGTCCGAATTTACGTGTCACAGTGGACGCCCCGATCGATGAGATGAGAGCAGCCAAATACAGCGACGACGTGAACATGGTCAGGGTCTCACTGTCATATTGGCAGTACTGGTTGTTGGATTGCGCCGCATGCTTCTTCCGGTACACCGCCGGgaagaactttttcaagaacGGGTCCATGGATGTGACCCCACCtatcaaaaaccaaaagaacaCATCAAAAATCGTCACCAACgtacactcaaaaaaaaaaaaaaaaatcaaacatttcatCAAGATTTGGCTCTTTACCAGAAATTCCAATATCGTAGCCGAAAATTAAACCCCCCATGGCCGCAACAATACATGTTACAGTCACATAGGGAGTGAGGTTTCCGGGGTACTCCCTACCGGGCCCCACCGGAATTCCTCCAACGGCAGGCATTCTCGCCGGTTTTTCACGTCAACTTTGGAAAGAGAGAACTACTAAAGAGACTCTGATGTCTA
This DNA window, taken from Alnus glutinosa chromosome 5, dhAlnGlut1.1, whole genome shotgun sequence, encodes the following:
- the LOC133867797 gene encoding sugar carrier protein C, which translates into the protein MPAVGGIPVGPGREYPGNLTPYVTVTCIVAAMGGLIFGYDIGISGGVTSMDPFLKKFFPAVYRKKHAAQSNNQYCQYDSETLTMFTSSLYLAALISSIGASTVTRKFGRKLSMLFGGVLFFAGAILNGFAQAVWMLIVGRILLGLGIGFANQSVPLYLSEMAPYKFRGALNIGFQLSITVGILIANVLNYFFAKIKGGWGWRLSLGGAMVPALIITIGSLVLPDTPNSMIERGQHDAAKTQLKRVRGVDDVEDEFSDLVAASEASQLVEHPWRNLLQRKYRPHLSMAILIPFFQQFTGINVIMFYAPVLFNTIGFGDDASLMSAVITGVVNVAATLVSIYGVDKWGRRFLFLEGGTQMLVCQIVVAVAIAAKFGVSGDPGHLPKWYAIVVVLFICIYVAGFAWSWGPLGWLVPSEIFPLEIRSAAQSINVSVNMIFTFIVAQAFLQMLCHMKFGLFLFFAFFVVVMSIFIFFFLPETKNIPIEEMNKVWKTHWYWSRFVNDDDYPNVEMSKGSQATKNV